The Azospirillum baldaniorum genome contains a region encoding:
- a CDS encoding quinoprotein relay system zinc metallohydrolase 1, giving the protein MRALVALLLLVVSAAPGWAAGPLTYTLKPVAVAPDTWVFEGTREHFTRTNGGNILNPGFIVTDDGVIVIQTGPSRRFGEEMRAAIATVTDKPIRKVFISNLHPDYWLGNRAFADVPIAALPGTIEGIKAEGQGMTENMYRLVGDWMRGTEPLVPTETVYGSTVVFGAHRLRLIPLEGHTAADLAILDETTGVLFAGGVVFSDRTPTTPHADIGQWLAVLDALDALDVTVLVPNHGRIRTDKAAIAQTRDWLTWLDRTLRERAEAGADMAELLDAPIPERFAGMGVLREEYRRSVSHLWPRVEKAVLPRVN; this is encoded by the coding sequence ATGAGAGCGCTCGTCGCGCTTCTCCTGCTGGTCGTCTCCGCCGCGCCGGGCTGGGCCGCCGGCCCGCTGACCTACACTCTGAAGCCCGTGGCCGTCGCGCCGGACACCTGGGTCTTCGAGGGAACGCGGGAGCATTTCACCCGAACCAACGGCGGCAACATCCTCAACCCCGGCTTCATCGTGACCGACGACGGAGTGATCGTGATCCAGACCGGCCCGTCGCGCCGCTTCGGCGAGGAGATGCGCGCTGCCATCGCCACGGTCACCGACAAGCCGATCCGCAAGGTCTTCATCAGCAACCTGCACCCCGACTATTGGCTGGGCAACCGCGCCTTCGCCGACGTGCCCATCGCCGCACTTCCCGGCACCATCGAGGGCATCAAGGCCGAGGGGCAGGGGATGACGGAGAACATGTACCGCCTCGTCGGCGACTGGATGCGCGGCACCGAGCCGCTGGTCCCGACCGAGACGGTCTACGGCTCCACCGTCGTCTTCGGCGCGCACCGGCTGCGGCTGATTCCGCTGGAGGGTCACACCGCCGCCGACCTCGCCATCCTGGACGAGACGACGGGCGTTCTGTTCGCCGGCGGAGTCGTCTTCTCCGACCGGACGCCGACGACGCCCCACGCCGACATCGGCCAATGGCTGGCGGTGCTGGATGCCCTGGACGCGCTGGACGTGACGGTTCTGGTGCCCAACCACGGGCGCATCCGCACCGACAAGGCGGCCATCGCCCAGACCCGCGACTGGCTGACGTGGCTGGACCGAACCCTGCGCGAGCGGGCGGAGGCCGGGGCCGACATGGCCGAACTGCTCGACGCGCCGATCCCCGAGCGCTTCGCCGGTATGGGCGTGCTGCGCGAGGAGTACCGGCGCTCCGTCTCGCATCTCTGGCCGCGGGTCGAGAAGGCCGTGTTGCCGCGGGTGAATTGA
- a CDS encoding quinoprotein dehydrogenase-associated SoxYZ-like carrier, whose amino-acid sequence MNRHLAAAALLAALSSPAYAGPPDPADPLASVMWDVLRPELFGTAPVQFDDRVTVTAPDNAENAAAVPVMADATALGAVEEMVLFADLNPFPVILRFLPLAAKPVIATRFKVQQATPLRAAARTPDGVWHIGGKLLDAAGGGCTAPPASYAAADWADHVGEVQGRAWAPTGEGAGENKATRVRFLVRHPMDTGLVAGIPAYFIEALTLRDADGRALARLQTAEPLSENPVFTLEVQPGAGARSLTLDGRDNQGGEVKAAIPLPWVQGALP is encoded by the coding sequence ATGAACCGCCATCTCGCCGCCGCGGCGCTCCTGGCCGCGCTCTCCAGCCCGGCTTATGCCGGCCCGCCGGACCCCGCCGACCCGCTCGCCTCGGTCATGTGGGACGTGCTGCGGCCGGAACTGTTCGGCACCGCCCCCGTGCAATTCGACGACCGTGTGACCGTCACCGCCCCCGACAACGCCGAGAACGCCGCCGCCGTCCCGGTGATGGCCGACGCCACGGCGCTGGGCGCGGTGGAGGAGATGGTGCTGTTCGCCGACCTCAACCCCTTCCCGGTCATCCTGCGCTTCCTGCCGCTGGCGGCGAAGCCGGTGATCGCCACGCGCTTCAAGGTGCAGCAGGCGACACCGCTGCGCGCCGCCGCCCGCACGCCGGACGGCGTCTGGCACATCGGCGGCAAGCTGCTCGACGCGGCGGGGGGCGGCTGCACCGCGCCGCCCGCGAGCTACGCCGCCGCCGACTGGGCCGACCATGTGGGCGAGGTGCAAGGCCGCGCCTGGGCGCCGACCGGAGAGGGCGCCGGTGAGAACAAGGCGACGCGCGTCCGCTTCCTCGTCCGCCACCCCATGGACACCGGGCTGGTCGCCGGCATCCCCGCCTATTTCATCGAGGCGCTGACCCTGCGCGATGCCGACGGGCGGGCGCTGGCCCGGCTCCAGACGGCGGAACCGCTGTCCGAAAACCCCGTCTTCACTCTGGAGGTTCAGCCCGGAGCGGGCGCGCGCAGCCTGACGCTCGACGGGCGCGACAACCAGGGCGGCGAGGTCAAGGCGGCCATCCCGCTGCCTTGGGTGCAGGGAGCGCTGCCATGA